A single region of the Meleagris gallopavo isolate NT-WF06-2002-E0010 breed Aviagen turkey brand Nicholas breeding stock unplaced genomic scaffold, Turkey_5.1 ChrUn_random_7180001856894, whole genome shotgun sequence genome encodes:
- the TMEM256 gene encoding transmembrane protein 256 → MAWLRVGALSGSVAVAAAAYGAHGFRRSDRDDYQKEIFETANRYHILHSLVLLSVPRCRRPGVAGALLSAGMTLFCGPFYYFAVTGDPSLNRAAPVGGTLLILGWAAMAL, encoded by the exons ATGGCGTGGTTGCGGGTCGGGGCCCTCAGCGGCTCTGTAGCCGTGGCGGCTGCGGCCTACGGGGCCCACG GGTTCCGCCGCAGTGATCGCGATGATTACCAGAAGGAG ATCTTCGAGACGGCCAATCGGTACCACATCCTGCACAGCTTGGTGCTGCTCAGCGTCCCCCGCTGCCGCCGGCCCGGAGTG GCCGGAGCGCTGCTGAGCGCGGGGATGACGCTGTTCTGTGGTCCCTTCTATTACTTCGCCGTCACCGGGGATCCGTCGCTGAACCGCGCGGCGCCCGTGGGCGGAACGCTGCTCATCCTGGGCTGGGCCGCCATGGCGCTCTGA